atatattaattatcttATCtgcatatatattttaagatattcTTTTAGTTATAAAGCATAATTCAAATTAGGTAATTAAAAGTTATCCGTTAATAGAATTTTAGTGATACAGTACTTGAGTTTACTGATTAGATATTTTTCACTTAATTAACGAACAATATTATTGATATAAGTTTTCTTTTATTGTCGTAAGACAAATCTTACTGTTAATATTGATATTTGTCACAAACTTTATAGTTACATCATACTTAAAAGAAATAATTCAATAAGATAAAATTTTAATGgatttaaagttttaaatattgGAATTTCATACATAGTTCAAGTAAAAAACTTCTAAtacttttttatttaattaaaagttttgaaaaatacgAAAACAGGCAAATGACTCCATCTTATCTGATCTTTTATCATGTTGGACTATTCGACTTTATCTAGCTAGCCTATGATTAGTATGGAAACAATACTCAGTCATTATATTCAGAAAATATAATTTAGACATTTATACACACTATTCATATATATCATTAAAAACTTGTAGTCTTTatgtaataattatattattacaaCATATTCATATATGTTCTTTATGACAAATAAAACACTTGGCATGTAAACGATAATATAATTTTGTTTTATTCAAGTGTTTGAGTTTTCTAATTTCATTATcctataaaaataaatttaaaattagattaaaaaaatttatgtaattatttttttattattatatttacgTATTTTTACTAAAGTTTTGACTATTAAATCTTTCATTCTTTAAATTATGTAGCAatgcctaatatttaggaatctaATAGTATTATCTACACCCGAAATAAAACTAACATCTAgtaatttaatattatttaaacCCTAAATGAAAAATATTACATTACTTATCATTAGGACATGACGTTAGCTTTGTGACACAACATAATTATTatgatttttaaattaaatttcaaaatacataaaatatgaaaataagtaAGAACAAATTAATCTTGTCCAGTATTTCTGTTCTTCCATTTTTCATGATTAGTTTTTCAGTGTCTCTGAAATCATGCTATGAGATTTAACATACAAGTTTCAAATAACATTTGCCTGGCTATCGAAAATGCACAAACAAATATTTAATGTAAATTAGATGAAGTTTTGGGAATCTTGTCGATTAAGGTTGAGAATGTTCTAGAGAAGGATTTGTTAACAATTTTTTTAGTGTATTCCAACGTTACAAATATTAAGAAAATTAGCATGAAAGGTAATATAGTGAGAGTCGGATGTAGCGTACTAGctacgggttcaattgaacccataactttcgacgcatggtaaaattttgtatgtaaaaatttattaaaattctaaaaatagtagatatgaagccataactttaaaaatataatgggttcaatgttaaaaatcttaaaattaaACCCATAGGATTTAAATCCTGGACCCGCCTCTGAATATAGTTAGATTACATAGTTcaaatagaaaaaaaattataaaaggtAAAAACTTAATTGActttaaagtcttaaatattagaaaCCTTCAAATAAGgaacaatataataataagaaaattagttatttcaaatttttaaatagaaaaataattaaatgactattttatataatgtgaactctattttaaaaggataaaaaagacgaacgacatttcgctaaggctttcgtgcttttaatataatatagattgtttaaattttatttctattttaaaaagtTGTGGAAACATATTACCTCTTTCCAAGAATGTCAACACTTGAAATCTAATGTTTGTTCACATAATTTTCAGTTTGCTTCCCAAAATATTAGACTTTGGCCTGACATTTTCTCAGAAAATTTTCAATTTGCTAAAGGACCTTTAGACTGTCGTTTAAATTGTCCATCAATTGccctaaaaaaaaataaaaaaataaaagataaacaAAAGATTACGAAACAACTAATATAAAAAGGCACGATTGATGAAACTTTTTGCTTAGGCATGCATAACCCATTGGTCTTTAGCGGCCCAAATCAGTTTGGTTAAACAAGAAacaagaattaacccaaatagccgctcaTCCtaacacttaaactaaaaataatcggtgaaagtataatatatgcataatttatatattgcatatgtataattgtgtataatcaatgtataatctatgtatatggctagaaaagtAAACAATTAATATGGCCGGCTATATGGGTAAAAATCCCAACAAGAAACTACTccggtgaaattcaaaaatagccagatttacaagtggtaactaaaaaatagccacagtttaaAAAATAATCGaattttagccacttttcatgtaaatataaatatgaacaaAAAAACTTTTCAAAATCCGAAATAtaatccagcataatatactggaattcaAATTccttacatgtgaacttccaacataatatattggaatttcagtataatatacttgagttggaagttcatacataggtgcttcaatctccagtatattatgctggaactttacGTGTGGTGGAGtttcaacataatatgctggaagttcatacacagttGCACCAATCCCccatatattatgctggaactttccgtattGCAACAAAATAATggttattttttaatgactttgcaaacactggttattttttaattaccaatccgaaaactgactagcccgtACTATTTTTACAAATTACTATGATGGATCTTTTTAAAAACAATATTTATATTTTGATCCTATTAGAATtgtttttagaaaaatagtcgTGTGCCAAAATTTAAAAGTATGCTCATTAGAACTTTGAAGCATCAAGAATCATGGCGATCAAAATTTTCACCCACAATGTGAAAAATTCTAGAGATAGGCAAGGAACTTATGAGAAATTTTGATGATCACCAAGAGTTTGCTAGAAATTCTGACGATTACCTTTAAAACTTGGTGATTGTCGTCTTTTCCTCGATAATTCTTTTAGCGGGATCAAAATCTAAACAGTCGCATAGAAAGATCCTCTTCGTATAAATCACCTTTGGCTAAATTTTCTTTTTCCTCGCCCGATGTTCGGTATCTACATTTAAGTTTGATTAAATTCAGGCCAACTAAATTTGGATATGCACTAAAAAATCCATATTAAAGGATAAAATGCTCCATAATATAAAGGACTTCATACCCAAAGTTCAACTACAATCCAAGACCCACAATCCTTGTTGGTAAATGTAAATtattagtaaaattttaaaaGTCATATCATTGTGATAAAATACATTTTGCTGATTTAAATACTATTAGTTGACGAGGGGAAAAATCCAGAGTGGAGTAGGAGCCCCTTTCTGGCGGGAAGTGAGCAAATAGATATAGAAAGTTAAGGGCAGTGATTCTGAGAGCGGCGGCTACTGTGTTTGGAGCCGAAATGGGTTCTTTAGGACAGCTCCCGATTTGGGCATCGAAACCTTGTATCATGGGTATTGACGAAGCTGGTCGTGGTCCTGTTTTAGGTATTCTATTTCCCTTTATTCATCCCCTCTTTTGCTCTTCACTGAATGCTGTTGACGCCTTTCACTTTGCGTATGTTTTAACTCTTTATCTGCATTTCTGCGTGTGATTTACAGGGCCAATGGTGTATGGATGCCTCTACTGTGCCCGCTCTTACCAGAAGACTCTTTCCACTTTACAATTTGCAGGTTACTACTAATTAAgatttctacttttttttttgtttcatttttcTAGCTGAGCTTACATTGCCAGCCCAAAGCCCCAAATAAAGGGGGATAACTGTGCTAGGTTGACCCGCAACGTAAAACTAGCCAAATTTACAGTGAATCCTCATTATAATATTGAATATATCAGGATGTAATCTCCTAGGTATGCTCTATTATCCGTGCCAGGATATAAATGTTAGATAGGAAAATTCGGGTCCAAATAGAGCAGAATGGATGTAGAAGATTCATATAGTCTATGTCAACTAGTTAGGATTGAGGCATAATTGTTGTTGTTCCACCTTCACTCTTTGATCTTCGTTGGATTTGGATTCAAGGTATCTCTAAAGATTTATATAGTTTATGTCTACTCATTCTTGCTGATGGAGGGTCTGCTTGTTCTTGAATTTTGATTTGATGATGACGTACTTCGAAATGGGCACTGTGCTTGCAGTTTTTTTAAAGACAATAATCAATGTATACTATGTCACATTTATGTGAAAAGACTTTTAAGCTAAAGGCCATTGCCATTTTTTATTGCAAAGTTGCATATTCACTCTCTGCTTCTCTAATCTTTTATGTCATATGAAGAGTAGTCAGCTTAGATCTGTTTGAAGGTTGTAATGcgaggagaaaaaagaaaagttaaagAAAGAAGGTGCTTATTAGTCAGCTAAATTCATTGTTTATTTGGATGACCAAAGAAGATCATTCTAAAATGTTGTCTCTTTCTTTCTGAATTACAATTTAGTGCAATGAAGAACTATTAACACATTTAAAAGAAATGCTGAGCTCAATAAAGAGAAAAGCTATTGCAAAAACTATTCAGCATTCACCTAGTAAATGGACGCTTCAACAGAAATCAGCTTACTTGAATATTAGAATCAGCACTAAATTTACTTGTACTAACAAAAGCAATGCTGTTTTAGGAGTGTGCCAGTCTGTAAAGGCACACATTTTTTCAGAGCGTGCAAACAATATGTGCATTTTGATTTGTAGTAATTTTACAAGTGTAATTGAATTATAACGATGCGTTCGATTGAATAAGCCTCCCATTTCATTCTATCTAGGTTTTCATGTTTTAGATGTTTATAGGTTTTGTAGTGATTAACGGTATTAGAAGCTGCCACATCAAACTGTCCACTAAAAGGGTTACTTATTTAAAATATGGTCTCCCGTTAACATCTCTTCATTCTCATTTTTTTCGGTTATATATAAGCAACTGCACCTTTCTCATTGCTTCTTGAGACTTCTAggatttgttttcttttctctcaACTCAGAGAAAGTGAGGATCACTATTTCACTTTTCATAGTTGTTCCTTTCtcttttcctttcctttcttcCTATTGAGTCTGTGATAACTGAATCCACATAGAGGCGTTTTGTATAGAATTATAAGACTGCCTTTCCTTAAAGTGCGAAGATGTTCATTTAAAATTTTACAGCAAATCCTCAGCCGGGTGAATGTAACAAAAAGAAGCTATATATCCTGATTAAAATGTTAGAGAAAATATTGGATGATTGGCATAAGATTTCATGTTGTTTTCTCTACATATAACAAATAACTATATTACCTGCAAATTTCTTTCATGTTCATGCAGACTCAAGaacttgtttttcttttttgggaTAAACAATACAGACTCGAAGACTTTGAAAGAAGAGAAGAGGGAAGAATTATTTGAGGAATTAAAGACAAATGAATCCATCGGATGGGCGGTTGATGTGATAGATCCAAGAGATCTCTCAGCCAAGATGttaaagaagtttgtacaaaactCTCTTTTGGTTTATCATACTCCAATTTTATCAACTCCtcactttttttttcctttctactTATTGACAGAACCAAAATAAATCTTAATGTAATATCACATAATTCTGCAATTGGCCTTGTAAGGAAGGCACTGGACCTTGGTGTTCTTTTAACTGAGGTAAAATTATCTTATTTTGAATTCGATAAACTTGCCTCCCTTGAACTTGTCTATGTTGCACTCGCTTGTGTATTCTTTTAGCAAAAGGGGAAACTTACATTTTCGTGGAATATGTGTACGGCCAACTTAGTTTGTCCCAGTTTTTACTGAAAATTGGTGCAGAAGAAGATATGCCCCTTCTTGTTTTGGGGGTGGGGGTGGTGAAGTAAGGAAATAATACTATAAATTATAGAGAGTCAAGTAGTGGTGACAAAAtagttaaaagaaaacagttatccactcatattatccattaaaaatgggttggataataaactttttaaaaacgggtcaaatatggataagaaccatattatccacttagaaaatggataaccaaaggataactaatgggtttaacttttacatttgtaaagcctcaaattggagCTTCATCAAGTATGAGAGactagaaattctcccaaaagtgatcatattcaagaagtcatggataatatagatatccatattatccgtcgTTTAAATCATTTTTTATCCGAATTTAATATGGGTTAGGTCGGATGATTTATCCGTTTTTTGCATTACCTGTTTTAGACCGCCCATATCCGACCCAACCCGTCCGTTTGCCACCCCTAGAGTCAAGGAAGGACTTCAAGTGCATTTGCTATGCTATTTGAGCCTCTGGGCTTACGAATTATCCCTTTTGATCTACAAACAAAGATGGGAATCCAACAGAATAATAGGGCGATTTCTGGTGGTAAGTAGATGTCTATCAAACAACCCCGACTCAAGTTGGTCATATGGAACACCACAGCATAAAAGAAGAGAAAGGGATAAGTTGAATTACTTGAATCATGTTGGTAGAGCCAAACCAACCAACTCTGCAGTGGTGCTGATCAGGAAACTGATTACTCACTGTTACTCTATCAGATGTGTTTACAACATACCACTCAGCTCTCCAACTTCTTTCCCTGGTTGTGCTGCTTGTATTTGGGAGACTATTATGGTGCTGACTACAAGCTAACTCTACATTCAACCTTCCGACTTCATTTCCTGGTTTAGTTTATTTGATGCTTTGGTTGATGGTTGAATAAAAAGTTAAATGTGTGTCCTACCACTCCTTACTCCACCCAATCCCCGCTAAGAGATCAAAATAAGGAACGAAGATGAGAAGAATGAGAATTTCTGTTTTATGGCTCCTGTTTCTTTTTCGCTAGTTAGCGTTCATAGAGATcctgacaagagtgggttgctctagtggtaagcaccctccacttccaaccaagaggttgtgagttcgagtcaccccaagagcaaggtgaggagttcttggagggagggagccgagagtctatcggaaacagcctctctaccccaaggtaggggtaaggtctgcgtacacactaccctccccagaccccactagtgggattatactgggttgttgttgttgttgttgttgtagcgtACATAGAGATCCTGTTCTCTGACTGTTAAGAGAGGGGACAGAAAAACTGAAATAAGTCAGATAGAGGAACTGTACTTCAACCATCCTTGCTATTTGAACCAAAATATAAATCAATCAATCCTAAACTAGTTGAGTTCGGCTATAGGAATCATGCATAACCCATTTAGAGGATTCATCATAATTAGACTAATTTTATGCTGTTCGTCTACTCACTACAAACTCTCCTCCTTTATTTGGGCTTGAGACCGACTATGCTTCGCATTGCTCATGGTCATGAAGTTATTCTAACCAAAATATGTATTACAGAAATCTGGCTCCTTCAGCTCCGGATATCTACAGGTTATCTTTTTCTTGATTGACAAACTTATGTACCAGCTTCTAAAATTCAACCTTTAGCCATTTTGCTATACCTGATAGATGAGGCTGCGATGTACATAACATACCGCTGGAACGAAACTCTTTTATGTTAAAATTTAAGACACATACACAACCAGACTAAACTCTTTGCAGTTTACCTAGCTCTTAGCAGCTCCAAGCTCAACCTAGAGTCCTACAGGTGATGGCATCTTTTGTCCACATATATTTGTCAGACCTCAACATTTCCAAATTTACTTTTTCAGAATGCAACATTCTCCTCTATGGGTATGTGCATGCTGTGCTCTCTCTGCCACAGACAACCCAATATATCTAACCAAATAGAATATAGCTGCTTTGATTTTGGTCATCACACCTTTACTTTTGTTAGTATACTATATGGTATAAATTGCTCCAGAACACATCGGTCGATTTCCTGGATGCCTGTACTTCACTAAGAAGCAAAAAGGAAACAAATAACATTTACAAATGAAGTGTATATTTTACTCCCCAAGTTATTTAGACACTGTCAGAAGCAATGCACTAATGAATCCATTTCAGGTTTATGTGGATACTGTTGGTGATCCTGAAAAGTACAGAGTGAAGCTCTCTGAAATATTTCCAACAATCAAATTTGTTGTTGCGAAAAAAGCTGACAGTCTTTACCCCGTCGTAAGTGGAGCCAGTATTGTTGCAAAGGTGACTTGACATCTGCAACTTTGTCTCGCTCTATTCATCTCCCTTTGCTAGACTAAATCTGAATGTACAATTCTTAATGTCATTTTGAACCATCTCTCAGGTTACTAGGGACCGAGCGTTGCGGGATTGGGTGCTTGATGAAACTGCTGAGAACATGCATAAGAACTTTGGATCTGGATATCCTGGAGGTATTTTTTTATTTCCATTCAGTTATAGTTGGGAATATATGTTGCTAGATTCTAATATCTTACTCAAAATGGATGGGGAAATTTGGCATCCATTTTTGCCTGTAGATCCTGAGACAAAAGCTTGGCTGGATCATCACAAACACATAGTTTTTGGTTTCCCAACTTTGGTCCGTTTCAGCTGGGGAACATGTAATTCATACTCCAAGGATAATGTTGAAGTACTATGGTGAGTCCATTTATAACTCCCATAAAACATTTCACATGATTCAACTTTAATATGCAATTGGAGCATGCAGGGATCCTTTATTTAGCATCTCATTGTTTTTCTTTCTCCTCAAATCCCTCTGTGTGGTTAATCATATCAATTGGTCTATTTTTTCCTTCAaattcttttcatgcttataACCATTGGAAATGTGTCGGGATAAGAAAACATtctttaaaagaaagaaaaagcatcCTCGTCTCTATTGAGCTATTCTTCTGATAGGTTTCTTCTACGGCTTTTAATAGAGAGTTGGAACTAGGAAACGAGTGAGAGCTATTATTGTTTAATGTGGATCCTTTTTATGTGGTTTCCATAGGGAGTCTGATGCTAATGATGAAGATGAATCCAACGGAAGAGCTAGTAAGCGGCAGGTGAAGCTAACTGATATTGGTTTCACAGGTGTAAAGAGGAAAAGTGAAGATATCGAGTCAAGTGGGAAAGGCCGTTGCAAATTCTTCCAAGCTCGTAAGCTTGAACTCCTCTCACAGTTTTGAAGGACACAATTGATATTTACTGATAGGATGAATTGTTGCTTCAAACCTTATTCATCTGATATAAACTAGAACAGTGAAATTGGTTCCTTTGACATCCTTCCCGGATGGTGATTAGATTAGTTTGTTATACGTACCTGCTAGCTGATTGAAAAAGTGTTGGCCAGATTTGTAACTCTGAATGTCATAACTCATAACATCATATAGGATTATTCATACTTTTCTCTCTGGCTACCAAAGTCTTTGTACTCGCCACGTCTCCAGCTTGCCGCTTCTGGAATATCTTTTGCTTTCTGCAGACAAATAGCGTCTTAAAGAACTACGAACATCCCATTTTTCATTGTCATATTGCACATAGGTTAAACTCCTTATTACATCATAGGATGTAGCTACTTAATTTTCGCCTTACCCAGATCTGTTTCATTATCAAAAATTTAGTTTGGATGAagtatcttttttctttttcagagTATAGGGTACTAGATGATCTTTATGCATATCTAATGGCGTTGTCCTAGGAATGAGTTGACAAGTACTCCTATAGTTCTTAGACACCCAGATCAATCAGGTTGAAAAAGCATTAAGCATTGGCCATTCTTACCAAATATCTTAGTGTATGAGTGGAGGTCTATATATCTTGATTGACCTGGGGTTTCATACTTTTGGCACTTTTCTTACTCAGGATCACTTAAATTATATGTTATTTCATACTGAGGCGGAACCAGGATTTTAACTTAGTTCTGGATTTTAGAACGATGACTACAAGTGCTTATAAAtgggttctaaatttaatatttgtacatatttaatgaatttcttaacACAAATGTACTGTTTGAGCAAAGTTTTGGGTTCGACTGAACTCGTGCCAAGCTTCTATTCATATGTGCCAATTATTGGTGTTTGATGTATCTGTTTTCCACATACCATGCTTCTAGCTTTAGAACTCGGATACAATAGATTAGTTCCACCTCATTGAGGAATTCTTCACGTTTAGACACCCTTAATCTAAAGCTAGAATGAGTTGTTTGATACATTTCTGGGCTTATTTGTCTAAGTTTATGATTCACAAACGTTTGAAAGTAGCTTCTTTATGTTTTGTCTTCACAAGTGTCCTTAAGTTTTCACCCTTTATTCCCCGAACAATTTATATGTCTGGATATTTTGGAGTTAAATACTTGATTCTGAGCATGAATTTTAGATGTGGAAAGAAATGACTTATAGTATATGCCAAGTTTGAATTTTCTGCTTAAGGTTATGTTACACATTTAAATCAAAGTATGCATCAGATGAGAATAAGTTCTTTTCAAATCTTGAACTTTGAGTAGATGTTGTGGAGAAATCATATATCAATTCTCTTCTGCTGAAAGGAATAAAAGAAGAGGGAGTTCCAACAGGGAAAGTAAAATATTTGGTTAGGAAGTATGAGCAAAGAGGAATTAAGTAAAAGTTGGTATGTTAATATACGGGGTGCTTGGTATGATGAAAGTCGTTTTCCAGGAAAATGTTTTAaataaaaaagttatttttctagTATTTGATTACTAGAAAACATCttctaagaaaaatatttttcatcataAGGGAAAGATGACTGTCTTCGCTTATTGACGGAAGTTATTTTCCTTGCAACTGTGAGACAAAAAGGAGGAAGGATGGATTTTCACTTCTCTTCGGAGCGGAGCTAGAGTGTCGGGAGCGGGTTCGCCGATTCGGTCAAACCCAATAgctttgatttgaactttgtatttgtcttaaaaaatccattaaatatgtataaattattaatttagaacctaaTAACTTAAAATGATTAGAATCCCCAACCCATAAGCTTGAAATTCTGATTCCGCCTCTACTACCCTTCTATATCAAACATTTGGAGGGAGAAGGATCTTACTTGTTGAACCTAACATAGGCAGGTACTTTGAACACTCGCTATTAAATTCAAAAGGCAAATTACCTTTGACTGCTGAACAAGAAGAAGATAGAGAATTCTACATATCCAACCTCTAGAAGAAAGGAATCTCACATACTCACTagaattttcttatttcttttgtgTTGATGAATGAGAAATAAGTATACATCCATCTGTCTAAGTCTTGGTGGCCAGAGTTGTTCGGTATTTATCTGTGTTGATGAGATGTAGAAGTTATCTGGTGGAATTAATCGAGTTGCACGTAAGTTGGTCCGAACACCGTcattataaaaaaaagaaaaaaaagaaatgaaCAAAGCATACATCTTTAAACTTCTCATTACTTGAGGAAACAAATCTGTGGCTGGAAAGTCTTGTACCATTTATTTTATTGATTCCCATCTCTTATAGTATTCATTTCCAACTAAACAAAGATAACTAACTTTGATAAAAAAGAAAAGGGAAGAATGATGCTTTTAGAACAAAGTAGCAGATGGGGCACGTCTATCTACTAATCTAAGTAAGAAAATACATGCACTTGCCTATGAGTTAGGTTTAAAACCTAAAAGGGAAAGGTTAGTTTATATAGATAATGTCTTTGAATCCAAAACAGGATAAAAAGAAAGCTTGGAAAAAGGTATAATCTGATGTGTATTTCTTATAAAAATGCAGTGGACTATAATTGGATGGCTTATATATACTACTCTTTGACATATTAAGTCTATAGTAGTTGGTGAAAGGCAATTGGGGCATCTTGATTTTCACCTATGATATGGGTTTCCTAATATTCTAGAAATATAGCAAATGctgatgaagttttccacttgaTTTAACTTTAAAGATTCCTAGGAGAAGTGGTTGGAAAATCTATGTCCTCTCTTGTAAAATGAGAGCATTTATCCTATACactaatttatttatattaaacCAATAAATGCGATATGTGACTTGCATAAACATATTTATTACTTaaccataattaaattatattctTACTTAATTTTTTAACTATTAAAGTTAAATTGCCTGGTTTAACCAAATAGaacaaaaataagggaaaataatGATAGTGTCTGAGCAAACTTATAATATATTCAAGCATTTACAAATCACGAACTTATCATAACTCGCAAGTCCTAAGATCTATTAAACTAGTTCTCAACAAGTTATTCCACTTTTCCAGCTAGTCTTTAACCTCGAAATGGTCAAAACCTCGCTCTAGCCCTTCAATGACTAGATTtgggagaaaaatgaagaaagataagCTGATAAAATCCTGAATACAGAATTATAAAGTTTGTCCAATCAACAAGTTATACAGGGGAAGTTTAGTAGAAAAAGTGGAAACAAAAGACATAAATTAACATCCTAATACATCCACAGCTAATCAAAACCGAAACAAACAGAGTACACAATAATCACTAGACATATCACATGGTTTTCAACCTATTCCTATATATAACAAAACACAGTCGTAACCTAAGTAGATCAAGAGAAGGGATCAAACCAGACAACCGATTTAACCCAATGTCAAACATGTCAAAGGCTTAGAAAAAGACGAGTCAGGGATTCAGAATGACTTCGTTGTACTCTCTTTTTACGCAATAAACACAAGGTCTTTAAGTACAATGCAAGCGAAGAACATTGCAGCCAAGAAGGCTAAATATTCATTGTGGTTTCTGTGGCAGTTTGCAGCACTACGATGGTGATTGTGGTGCGCGTTTGCAGCATAAATTGGTATGACATTCGACGATCCCTGATTCGAAGGAGATCGAGATTCTTCCCCTCCATTTCCTCCTTTACCACCAAAATGAGCTTCAGCATGGCCATATTTGCTGTTAACATCTATTTCTATCTTTTCATCAACATTATGATTATTAACTTGTTCTTCTACTACTGCTTCTTTGTTATCTACAAAATAGAAGATTTCTGTGAATTAAAGATTCTGTAATACACATTAATTATCAGATACACAATTTGCAGATAACCATCAGTTTAAAATTGAAATCCTCAAATGCCATCAAATTGAGCAAAAGTTTACAACACTAAGAAATTGAGGCACATCAATAAGGAATAGAAAGAAAGAGCCCCCTATCTCCATTGCGGCGAGGGAATAGAATGCCGCACTTGGGATTCAAACCTATTACCTAAAGTAATTTTTAAACTACCTTTGCTACTAAAGGTAGAAACTTCTCTTATGT
This sequence is a window from Nicotiana tomentosiformis chromosome 5, ASM39032v3, whole genome shotgun sequence. Protein-coding genes within it:
- the LOC104094923 gene encoding ribonuclease H2 subunit A produces the protein MGSLGQLPIWASKPCIMGIDEAGRGPVLGPMVYGCLYCARSYQKTLSTLQFADSKTLKEEKREELFEELKTNESIGWAVDVIDPRDLSAKMLKKTKINLNVISHNSAIGLVRKALDLGVLLTEVYVDTVGDPEKYRVKLSEIFPTIKFVVAKKADSLYPVVSGASIVAKVTRDRALRDWVLDETAENMHKNFGSGYPGDPETKAWLDHHKHIVFGFPTLVRFSWGTCNSYSKDNVEVLWESDANDEDESNGRASKRQVKLTDIGFTGVKRKSEDIESSGKGRCKFFQARKLELLSQF